TGGGGGTGGATCTTAtcatgggtaccctgtggctGGCCCCTCATTTCGTGAATCAAAATGGCAAGCCAGTGAATAAATTTGGAATTGCATACAGACTTCTAGGCAGGTGCTGGTGCATTCAAGCTCATGTGCTTGTTGTATTTTCTGCGATAAGGAAAATACCATAGTCAATAGATGAATTGTCGTCCACGGTTTTTTGTCCAAATCCCCTGTTTGGGagaaataaacatttttttggtatTATGGTGACGACCGATAGCACTATTGTTTAATGATTTATCCTATTTGGAGCAATATACTCAATGATATCCCTTCTCCATCCTCATTTACATGAATAAAacttgggttccctgtgtctGGTGTTGAGTTTAATCAACTGCTGTGCAAAATGTATTAAACGGCCAATGACTTTTTTGCTGATTACGACAGTCCAAGGGCTTGCGGTGTCCGGGACAGAGTTGGACCATTAAAGATAATTCGACATAAAATCAAAATCGATCGCCATTGTGATTTAGATTGACAGACATTAAAGAGACCAAAAACGACCAAATTTTGcctaaattttcttgaaatgagaggtttttttaatgatattACTTATTTCAATACATAAACGAAAGCAACACACATCTATTTTGAGTAACAAAAACTTTTAACGTTTTGGTCTTTAGCGGAGTAAACAGGATATTTTTGATGAATGAAGTACTTGGTGAAGTACTCGGTTGAAAGCGACTTGTTTACATAATATCTGAGTTTTTTCCGATAAAAATCCATTAATGCTTCAAAAAAAAGTCCATAACTAAAGTCATAATTGTTATCTCGAGTTCTCTGTTTGCAATAGCTtgagcatttaaaaaaatataatatttttattatggaTTAAGCAATGAACATTTATTGCTAAATCATCACTTAGAAACGGATAATGCGCTCTAAATATTGCGTAAAGTAGGGAAGTGCTCTGAAAGAAAAATGTTAAAGTTACCTTGTTTTCGGGCATGGTGATAGTGTGTTGTTGCACTTTCGAGAAAGAGGATATCGGGCGAAACAAATTGTTGAGAACTCTGTCGTGTGGCGGTTCTTATCACCTTTTTTGCGATAGATAAGAAACGATAGTCAAAATAAAGCGACAGAAACTTTTCTAAggaaagaaggaaaaaaaaaagcttttctttGTCGTGCTACATTTCAGAACACGCAGAGCGCATAATCATTGAATCATTGCACTCCATATCGACCACTTAtcttttattattacattATTCTCTAATAAATTGAGGTTTTTATAAGTGGAAGTTTTTATCTCAGTACATTGGTATAAATACTTACACTGATAGCTGGTAATTAGGATGACGACAATTAAAAGGATATTGACATACTCATCTAAAAATACTATTTCTCTTATTCCGAGTTTGTAGTATTTCGAGTCACAATAAaaatctatttaaaaaattgaAAGTCTTTGATTGGCAGTTATTGTTCAATCGGCGGTGCAAATTATccaattattttataaaatgcTTTTATTTAATGGAAGTAAACAATGCGGGAATAACTGTCACATCTTACGCATTTTAATTCCATGGCTGTCCAGCATAAAACGCAAAGCATTTAAATAgaatattcttaaaaaaaaaaaaaaacgtttgaaTATGGAAATAGGTATTACATGATATCATTGGTATGCTATGCAAATACTCAGAGCCAGGAAGCTTTGAATTTGATTCTtagtggaaaaataaaagttgcGCGTTTCCTTGAACCCACAGTTGCCTTGACAACTATTGTATACGAAAGGAGCTTTTTGGAGCAAAGGGGCGAATTGGCCCAGTTATAAATGGGCTGCTGAATCGTTAATTGAAAATTTCGAAGTGTTTATTTGTTAACAAGAACGACATGTCTTCTAGAAAGGTTATTATATTTAAGTGATTTAGTGGATCTTCCCAGAAACATTTCaagataatgataaaaatgaaGTGGATCAAATAGAGGTGCCTGTTGTGAATGAAACTTGCTTAGAAAATCAGGGAGGATTAGCCAGAAATTACTTCTTTTTAAAGTGTATACAAAGAGGAGATATAGAAGAAATTACCATTGGGTGAAATTTTATATCGGACTAAGTGTCGCGGAAGCGCCCTTCACGTTATCTCCCTAAGTGTTTCATTGTCAATTGAATAAATGACCTTGTGTACGGATTTGAGTATAGAATTGGTCATCGTGCGGTCTCAAAGGGGAATTTTGAGGTGAACCAAAGGTAAGGCTTAATAAAGATTTAGGTTAAAAAACTcctaaaaaacacaaaacaggcGCTTTTTGGTAGTTAGATTTATTTGGGATCAAACGGGGCAGCAATTATGGATTCTGATTACGTATCGGAGGATAGCGACTAATCAAGAGGCCATCGATTTGGGGATAAAATTGGGACTCAGTTTGACAGTCATGTTCATCTGCGAAGCCCTCTCAACTACGACGCGTTGGTCTCGTTtggcagatatttttttcttttttcaactcCACATGGTTGAATGTATCGCGATATATGACCAGAAGCTTCACACATGCTCTTGGCTACTTTTTAGGAGGGCTCTAGTTCAAACATGctctgggtttttttttaattatttttatttttggaatACCATTCTGTTTTTTAGTGCTCTTTTAAATGTCGCCAAAGAGGGGAAGACCTACACACGAATATACCAACAAATTCAATGGCGCGTGGTAAACTGAACATCTGATCTTAATTACTTCTTTTACCGATAGGAGATAAAAGCAAAACAGCCTATAGAATCATCTCGCAATCATCATTTTTAGCGTGCGTTTTTTCCCTATGGTTAGCGATTAACGACGATAAGTGGGTGTttgtattgaaaaaaaaaaggcaatttGGTTTAAATCAATGCGACTGGTATATTTTGTTGGCATTTAAAAAGCTAGGTTTTTAACAACTTTTTATACAAGAGTATAATCATAATCAGTTATCTATCAGAACGGTAGGGAAGTTTTTAATTATACGCAAAGGGTAGTTGTTATCACATCATGCCTCGATTCATCGTTGCAGGAAAAACCACCGAGTTGAATACGTTCACATTCAAGTTTCAATGTATTTTTCATATATCTGTACGACCTGACGACTTTAATTGATACCAACTACATCTTACTTCGAACGACCCACGATCAGTCCCACCCACGACGAAGGACCAACGACATCAATTGCCCAAACCCTACGCAAAGGTTTAGTTGTTAATGGTGCTATAACATTTCAGAAAAGAGGCACTTTCAACTGCGACACTCTCAAGAGACTAATTTCTTTACTTGATCTTGTTTCAGGAtataaagttaaaataaagtGCTGCACTGTATATATATCACATTATTATTAGAAGTCATCGAGTAGTGGACAAACTACAATTTCTAATTTTATTTCCTCGATCTTTCAGGATCTTAAAACTGAGTGCTGCACTGTATTAGAAGTCATTATAGAAAATGAAAGAAAGCATTTAGTGATCTCAAGGTACACAAACTACAAATAGTCGACGAAGCAAAACTCAACACTAAGTCAGCACCTCAAAACAAATACAGGACGTTGGAAGACTAATATAGGCATCAACGACTAAAAACTCTTCAGACAAAATACTAAGGCGAAGCAAAATACTTTGACTTAAAAAtaggaacctcaaggaagtgATGAGCGTGGACAATTCAACAATGAGCCCGCAGATGCTCAGCAGTAGCAAAGGCGTCACGTGGTGTGCCCTGTATTCGACAGTAGCATTCCTCGTCGTTCTCTTCAATCTAGTTACCATGGTAACATTCATATTCGACATCAGACTTCGCCGGCGGCGAAGCATGTACTGTCTAATGAATCTTGCTGTCGCGGATATGCTTGTGGGATCCCTTCCCATGCCCCTCGCCGTCTATACCTTCGGATTGATGTCGCTTCTTTGGGGAAAACTGGAAAATCTCACTCCAACATGGATCATGTTTCTCACAGGTAAGCCCATAGCCAGTGACGTTGGGGCTTCTCTAATAACACCTATTTTAATTAAGGTTGCACCCGCGAacgaagcactgcgggttacgacaaaTGCGATTCTCCgcgtgcaaccttatttgaaataggtgtatgtttGGGTTGGGGCTGGAACGAAATTTGACATTTGAATTTCCATAGCCGTAGCAGCCGCAAATTATTGGGGGACTAGGGCAGAGTCACACCCTGCTGctcatttccttttaattcttgaaaatatgGTGTCgtgtgggtgtgtgtgtgtgtgggggggggggggggggggaggggggggggtggaggggtAGGGGGGCGGGAGAGGAAAGCACGTGCCCCAAAAGCACATTCTACAACGGCCTTGATTTGTCACGGTTGCTTTGCATAATAGAAATACTCAACACTTATATTTGCATTTACAGGTGCGCACATGTTCACGGGGTTTCTATCACTTCTGTCTCTTGCACTGGTTTCTTTAGAGCGTGCCTTCGCCGTAGTGTATCCACTACGCATGCGCGCTGTCAAGTCCCGGATGTACTTTGCGGCGATATTAGTCACGTGGTGTCTTGGGTTTATTAGCACTGGCGTGTACATAGCTTATGGTGATAACTCGAAGGTTTCTTTCTTCGCGTGGATCATCCCGTGTCTTGTGGCTATCGTGGTTATTTTCGTGTCTTACGTCATCATCTACTTTCAAGTCAAAAGACAGCACACAATTCACCAGCAACGAGAGATGCGAACTGCTATCAAAAGAGAACGATACCTCGCATTCACCCTTTTTATAGTAACAGTGATGTCACTGGTCACG
The DNA window shown above is from Nematostella vectensis chromosome 15, jaNemVect1.1, whole genome shotgun sequence and carries:
- the LOC5515617 gene encoding galanin receptor 2a, which gives rise to MSVDNSTMSPQMLSSSKGVTWCALYSTVAFLVVLFNLVTMVTFIFDIRLRRRRSMYCLMNLAVADMLVGSLPMPLAVYTFGLMSLLWGKLENLTPTWIMFLTGAHMFTGFLSLLSLALVSLERAFAVVYPLRMRAVKSRMYFAAILVTWCLGFISTGVYIAYGDNSKVSFFAWIIPCLVAIVVIFVSYVIIYFQVKRQHTIHQQREMRTAIKRERYLAFTLFIVTVMSLVTWLPHVIVQCVWFLEAVPITFEQNNGTICLMYANSIGNPVVYVLRMKDFRRGLVRVLCREGNRVNPSDLTQTHEVNTAAM